From the Acidilutibacter cellobiosedens genome, one window contains:
- a CDS encoding ATP-binding cassette domain-containing protein produces MRDILFGDKKGIIKFFIGIVFSAVTTILLQLIFTVVLYAVSPASQLSLKAVLFILITISILNPILYLISRIFRIGFIRDALSEIRKKIFESVLHKSYKEYFEHLTSEYLSRLTNDISQFESNFFPVLLENISAILVYIFSFGIIFINNRKIALGLFSASMLFLVFTFFLRKYTKELQLGVNKTNSKLMKIFSDFLGGLQELKMNLVEKAYADRINWNVELNEKVKFNQQFLYSILRIGKEFFSIVTPIIIFYIGIMYFDLEISSKLLSIVLPFSISMFSSISEIGFSYNRMKAAYDILDGYISEKTADDYDIGRDFRFEKEIEIKDFSFAYDSRKILQSSDFEIERGKKYLLLGKSGSGKSTFLKCISGMNKSFSGEIKYDGCDIRKISLKKYFENVSFLTQDVFLFNDTVENNIKLYKAESEELYQKIIRLMGIEKITSDNNPYLTLSGGEKEKVSLARELIKEPKLILLDEMTKGLDEENSRRIEDIILSGDFTVINATHKLIKDIHIKYDYVIQIVDGKIRLMDSASYWRNRDEK; encoded by the coding sequence ATGAGAGATATTCTATTCGGCGACAAGAAAGGAATTATCAAATTTTTTATCGGAATTGTTTTTTCCGCAGTAACTACGATTCTTTTGCAGTTGATCTTTACCGTCGTACTTTATGCTGTTTCGCCTGCTTCACAATTGAGCTTGAAGGCGGTTCTTTTTATTTTAATCACAATAAGTATTTTGAATCCGATACTTTATCTTATTTCAAGGATTTTCAGGATCGGTTTCATTCGTGATGCGTTAAGTGAAATTCGAAAGAAAATTTTTGAAAGCGTTTTACATAAGAGTTATAAAGAATATTTCGAACATCTAACTTCCGAATACCTGTCAAGGCTTACTAACGACATTTCTCAATTTGAAAGCAATTTTTTTCCCGTGCTGCTTGAAAACATTTCAGCAATTCTTGTTTACATCTTTTCATTCGGAATAATTTTTATAAATAACAGAAAAATCGCATTGGGTTTGTTCTCAGCGAGTATGCTTTTTTTAGTCTTTACCTTCTTCTTAAGAAAATATACAAAAGAATTACAGTTAGGAGTAAATAAGACAAACTCAAAGCTTATGAAAATCTTCTCCGATTTTTTAGGCGGACTTCAGGAATTGAAGATGAATCTTGTTGAGAAAGCTTATGCTGACAGGATTAATTGGAATGTGGAACTTAATGAGAAAGTCAAGTTTAATCAACAATTTCTCTATTCTATCCTAAGGATTGGCAAAGAGTTTTTCAGTATTGTCACTCCGATTATTATATTCTATATTGGGATAATGTATTTTGACTTAGAAATCAGTTCAAAACTTTTGTCTATAGTTTTACCCTTTTCAATTTCAATGTTTTCGTCAATTTCCGAAATAGGTTTTTCATACAACAGAATGAAGGCTGCATATGACATTTTAGACGGATATATTTCAGAAAAAACAGCAGATGATTATGATATCGGAAGGGATTTCAGATTTGAGAAGGAAATTGAAATCAAGGATTTTTCATTTGCTTACGACAGCAGAAAAATATTACAGTCCTCCGATTTTGAAATTGAAAGGGGAAAGAAATACCTTCTTCTGGGGAAAAGCGGTTCGGGGAAATCCACATTTTTAAAGTGCATATCCGGTATGAATAAATCTTTTTCAGGTGAAATCAAGTATGACGGCTGTGATATAAGGAAAATAAGCCTCAAAAAATATTTTGAAAACGTATCCTTTCTCACCCAAGATGTATTTTTATTCAACGATACCGTTGAAAATAATATTAAGCTCTATAAAGCCGAAAGTGAGGAGCTGTATCAGAAAATCATCCGATTGATGGGTATAGAAAAAATCACTTCGGACAATAATCCGTATTTAACCTTATCAGGAGGAGAAAAAGAGAAGGTCTCACTGGCAAGAGAATTGATAAAAGAACCGAAATTGATTCTCCTTGATGAAATGACAAAAGGCCTTGATGAGGAGAACTCAAGAAGAATAGAGGATATTATTCTGTCGGGAGATTTTACCGTAATAAATGCAACCCATAAACTTATAAAGGATATTCACATTAAATATGATTATGTAATTCAAATTGTTGATGGGAAAATACGGCTTATGGATTCGGCTTCATATTGGAGGAATAGAGATGAAAAATAA
- a CDS encoding ATP-binding cassette domain-containing protein, which translates to MKNKKRIILFLVIYIIFILILNIVKYKALLFMGDSVDFLISRSSRVLKTVRNFLLLEIMLLIISMAADYFKLNVKKNTMKFLKSGYLNMILESDSFSLKEAGIGKFLSNFTNDMAAVESDFCGNLLDMIYHISNFVLGIVILMKIDYRFLIAILFISVGISVYIIKTASFLQEKYGEKSEIFGQYTSYVKEILSGYTIIKNNNLFSRVKSDFETVNKNVQDKGYEIDKFLTYISAIHQLIYILSFSVLLVMSLYMYKIGLITIGTIIIISNSSDKIISPTVMVTVSIPRLKGGYSILKRIIAKFGVKNDVTEKKKLRDRVKSIEFKNVQYDAGGKEIIKNFTYTFNTSLSYFIYGLSGSGKSTIVKLLIGYISPDSGEILINGDSISGIQTDDYYGRIQYVPQDIFLFEDTVLNNITMFSKCEQEKLNKAIELSGLNKFISELPAGLNTVITENGTNISGGEKRRIGVARAIVKDPDLIVLDEPFADLDSDIVEGIDGALLKLKDSGFIVISHIRSSHFNSYNKKIEILNGIISK; encoded by the coding sequence ATGAAAAATAAGAAAAGGATAATTTTATTCCTTGTCATTTATATTATTTTTATTTTAATCCTCAATATAGTTAAATACAAAGCATTACTTTTCATGGGGGATTCCGTTGATTTTTTGATTAGCAGAAGCTCAAGGGTACTCAAGACGGTTAGAAATTTTCTCCTGTTGGAGATTATGTTGCTGATAATTTCCATGGCTGCTGATTACTTCAAGCTGAATGTGAAGAAAAATACAATGAAATTCTTAAAGTCCGGTTATCTGAATATGATCTTAGAATCCGATTCCTTCAGCTTAAAAGAAGCCGGTATAGGAAAGTTTTTATCCAATTTTACAAACGATATGGCTGCCGTAGAATCAGATTTTTGCGGAAATCTTCTTGATATGATTTATCATATTTCAAATTTTGTATTGGGGATTGTAATTCTTATGAAGATTGATTATAGATTTTTGATTGCGATTTTGTTTATATCCGTCGGAATTTCCGTTTATATAATAAAAACAGCATCATTCCTTCAAGAGAAATATGGTGAAAAAAGCGAGATATTTGGCCAATATACCTCTTACGTCAAAGAAATACTTTCAGGTTATACGATCATCAAAAATAACAACTTATTTTCAAGGGTTAAATCCGACTTCGAAACCGTCAATAAAAACGTTCAGGATAAGGGCTATGAAATAGACAAATTCCTAACATACATATCAGCTATACATCAGCTCATATACATTTTGAGCTTTTCAGTACTCCTTGTCATGTCACTTTATATGTATAAGATCGGTTTGATTACAATAGGAACGATTATCATAATTTCGAACTCCTCCGACAAAATCATATCCCCTACGGTAATGGTAACAGTTTCAATTCCGAGATTAAAGGGAGGGTATTCGATTCTAAAGAGAATAATCGCAAAATTCGGAGTAAAAAATGATGTTACTGAAAAGAAAAAACTTAGGGACAGGGTAAAAAGCATTGAATTTAAAAATGTTCAATATGATGCCGGAGGCAAGGAGATAATCAAAAATTTTACCTATACTTTCAATACCTCCTTGAGCTATTTTATCTATGGGCTTTCCGGGTCGGGAAAATCAACAATAGTCAAGCTCTTAATCGGATATATTTCTCCCGATTCAGGGGAAATATTGATTAACGGAGATTCCATTTCGGGTATTCAAACAGATGATTATTACGGCAGGATTCAATATGTCCCTCAGGATATCTTCCTGTTTGAGGATACGGTTTTAAATAATATTACAATGTTTTCTAAGTGTGAACAGGAGAAGCTCAATAAGGCAATTGAATTGTCGGGCCTTAACAAGTTTATTTCCGAATTGCCTGCCGGATTGAATACTGTTATTACGGAAAACGGAACAAATATTTCCGGAGGGGAGAAAAGAAGAATAGGGGTTGCAAGAGCAATTGTAAAAGATCCCGATTTGATTGTTCTCGATGAACCCTTTGCGGATTTGGATTCTGACATTGTTGAAGGGATCGACGGTGCTTTATTGAAGCTGAAGGATTCGGGGTTTATAGTTATCAGTCACATTCGGTCTTCCCATTTCAATTCTTATAATAAAAAAATTGAGATCCTCAACGGTATAATTTCGAAATAA
- a CDS encoding alpha/beta hydrolase family protein, whose product MQESTWIESRGYKILSILEYDKDENKGKNLVVLIHGFVGTKIEPHRMYKKLSERLSKIGYSVVRFDFVGSGDSEGDFKNMTISGEIEDGINVIEYYKKEFNTEKLYILGFSMGGCVASILASKVNSDGLVLWSPVSNPFWNFYNLLSHDEFLKGIKGNDIDYLGDVVGKDFFNELLYINPLEYAKNYKNPVLIIQGSGDCDVLPINSYCYNMVFPNSSVHIIENADHCYSSSAFEKELLNYSVDYFLKNKDKQKCIEAYN is encoded by the coding sequence ATGCAAGAAAGTACTTGGATTGAAAGCAGAGGATATAAAATATTAAGCATTTTAGAATATGATAAAGATGAAAATAAAGGAAAAAATTTGGTAGTTTTAATTCACGGATTTGTCGGCACAAAAATAGAACCTCATAGGATGTACAAAAAACTTTCGGAAAGATTATCAAAAATAGGATACTCCGTCGTAAGATTCGATTTTGTAGGTTCAGGGGATAGTGAAGGCGATTTCAAAAATATGACCATAAGCGGAGAAATAGAAGACGGAATAAACGTTATAGAATATTATAAAAAAGAATTCAATACAGAAAAACTATATATCTTAGGATTCAGCATGGGCGGCTGTGTAGCTTCAATATTGGCATCTAAAGTTAATAGTGACGGGCTTGTATTATGGTCCCCGGTGTCTAATCCCTTTTGGAACTTCTATAATCTACTTAGCCACGACGAATTTCTCAAAGGAATTAAGGGTAATGATATAGACTATTTAGGAGATGTGGTAGGCAAAGACTTCTTCAACGAATTATTGTATATTAATCCTTTGGAATATGCCAAAAACTATAAGAATCCGGTTTTGATAATTCAAGGAAGCGGAGATTGCGACGTATTGCCGATAAATTCATACTGCTATAATATGGTATTTCCCAACAGTTCAGTGCATATAATTGAAAATGCGGACCACTGCTATTCTTCTTCAGCCTTCGAAAAGGAATTGTTAAATTATTCTGTGGACTATTTTCTCAAAAATAAAGATAAACAAAAATGTATAGAAGCATATAATTAA
- a CDS encoding N-acetylmuramoyl-L-alanine amidase, translating to MAKVFLDAGHGGRDPGAGGNGIQEKNITLPVTLKIGDILKNHDINVGYSRTTDIFVELEDRASLANNFGANVFVSVHCNAFTDSSAKGMETYSYPGSTSGGKLSKDVHDSIISEGVYTVDRGMKTANFAVLRLTNMPATLIETAFITNAQDANILKNRQDELALAIAKGILKNLGIPYRGTTLYKVQVGAFAIKSNADNLAAELQEKGYDAIVVYVGGLYKVQVGAFNIRENADNLAAELRSKGYDAIVVS from the coding sequence ATGGCAAAAGTATTTTTGGATGCAGGTCATGGAGGCAGAGATCCTGGAGCCGGAGGAAACGGAATACAAGAAAAAAATATAACACTGCCGGTGACGTTAAAAATAGGGGATATATTAAAGAATCATGATATAAATGTAGGTTATTCAAGGACTACAGATATATTCGTGGAATTAGAGGATAGAGCTTCGCTGGCAAACAACTTTGGAGCAAATGTATTTGTCTCTGTTCACTGCAATGCTTTTACGGATTCTTCGGCTAAGGGAATGGAAACTTACAGCTATCCTGGAAGTACTTCAGGGGGAAAATTATCGAAAGATGTACACGACAGTATAATTTCAGAAGGGGTATATACTGTGGACAGAGGGATGAAAACAGCCAATTTTGCGGTTCTAAGGCTGACAAATATGCCGGCGACTCTGATAGAAACAGCGTTTATAACAAACGCCCAGGATGCCAATATATTAAAAAACAGACAGGATGAATTGGCATTAGCCATAGCAAAGGGTATACTGAAAAATTTGGGGATACCCTACAGAGGAACGACTCTTTATAAAGTGCAGGTAGGGGCTTTTGCAATAAAATCAAATGCAGATAATCTTGCCGCTGAGCTTCAGGAAAAAGGATACGATGCTATAGTAGTTTATGTGGGAGGATTATATAAAGTACAGGTGGGGGCATTTAACATAAGAGAAAATGCGGATAATTTAGCAGCAGAGTTAAGAAGTAAAGGCTATGATGCTATAGTAGTATCATAA
- a CDS encoding cysteine hydrolase family protein: MNKVLIVVDMQNDFIDGALGTKEAMGILPDVIQKIKDFEGNIIYTRDTHKKDYLSTQEGKYLSVEHCIEGTYGWELQKDIKQLMEDTKSTIYNKNTFGSKELAQQLVKMDGNESIEEIELIGLCTDICVISNALTIKTFLPEVKISVDAKCCAGVTPESHQNALNAMKMCQIQIID, translated from the coding sequence ATGAATAAGGTATTGATTGTAGTTGATATGCAAAATGATTTTATAGATGGAGCATTGGGAACGAAAGAGGCAATGGGTATTCTTCCGGATGTAATTCAAAAGATAAAGGATTTCGAGGGCAATATTATATACACCAGAGATACTCATAAAAAAGATTATTTATCCACTCAGGAAGGTAAATATTTGTCCGTAGAGCATTGTATAGAAGGCACATACGGATGGGAGCTGCAAAAAGATATTAAACAATTAATGGAAGATACGAAAAGTACCATATACAACAAAAATACATTTGGTTCAAAAGAACTGGCTCAGCAGTTGGTAAAAATGGATGGAAATGAGTCAATAGAAGAAATAGAATTAATAGGACTTTGTACCGATATTTGTGTGATTTCCAATGCATTAACAATAAAGACATTTCTGCCGGAAGTAAAAATATCGGTAGATGCAAAATGTTGTGCGGGAGTGACTCCGGAAAGCCATCAAAATGCTTTAAATGCAATGAAGATGTGTCAGATTCAAATTATAGATTGA